Proteins from a genomic interval of Poecile atricapillus isolate bPoeAtr1 chromosome 1, bPoeAtr1.hap1, whole genome shotgun sequence:
- the SPTSSA gene encoding serine palmitoyltransferase small subunit A isoform X1 gives MALGSAWKQMSWLYYQYLLVTALYMLEPWERTVFSILLPAGPGGPGSVGRFCQVPYGCSADTVALGANGVWLCSSTRSEH, from the exons ATGGCGCTGGGCTCGGCGTGGAAGCAGATGTCGTGGCTGTACTACCAGTACCTGCTGGTCACCGCGCTCTACATGCTGGAGCCCTGGGAGCGCACCGTCTTCAGTATCCTTCTGCCAGCCGGGCCCGGCGGGCCGGGGAGT GTGGGTCGTTTCTGCCAGGTGCCGTATGGATGCAGTGCGGACACGGTGGCCTTGGGAGCTAATGGTGTGTGGCTGTGCTCCAGTACCAGAAGTGAGCACTGA
- the SPTSSA gene encoding serine palmitoyltransferase small subunit A isoform X2 codes for MALGSAWKQMSWLYYQYLLVTALYMLEPWERTVFNSMLVSIVGMALYTGYVFMPQHIMAILHYFEIVQ; via the exons ATGGCGCTGGGCTCGGCGTGGAAGCAGATGTCGTGGCTGTACTACCAGTACCTGCTGGTCACCGCGCTCTACATGCTGGAGCCCTGGGAGCGCACCGTCTTCA ATTCCATGCTAGTTTCCATTGTTGGAATGGCGCTGTACACAGGCTATGTGTTCATGCCTCAGCACATCATGGCAATATTGCACTACTTTGAAATTGTGCAGTGA